A window from Nocardioides mesophilus encodes these proteins:
- a CDS encoding polysaccharide deacetylase family protein, with translation MTRARRMSASTLSLLTLLVTVGVTLSTQVTTTAGERCSRAAGPVRSAPGTGKTVALTFDDGPTAFTPQVLRILRNNNVRATFFMTGRHAAARPKILQQVADEGHLVAGHTFDHDYPGQVSGGWTRSYVADQFDRTNQVLSTGTNKPICFFRPPGGYQTSGMYDAARAIGTAVVMWSIDSEDWKQPGRTTAAATQRIVGRATAGGAQTHPLVLFHDGKASHELESQVSSNRSNTVAALPRVIAYYRAHGYRFVDLAGGSGLPPETTTMRVSASPTRVPARTDSVLTGSVTATTGPVAHRVVTWFSRPVGSGTWVRRGAIDTSASGGFGLSVRPVTDTEYRFELAASARYRTTTERAMVSTYTVATSVVITGETEITSGDSVTLHITVTSDGRPRAGATVAITRAGENGIVTDRVTSDAAGHATFVDQPTATTHYAMTVPKRLPYESGSGVRDVAVTPAPAPAPQ, from the coding sequence ATGACGCGCGCCCGCCGCATGTCTGCGTCGACCCTGTCGCTGCTCACGCTGCTGGTGACCGTGGGAGTCACCCTCTCGACCCAGGTCACGACCACTGCTGGGGAACGATGTTCCCGAGCCGCTGGACCCGTGCGTTCAGCGCCGGGCACGGGGAAGACGGTGGCGCTCACGTTCGATGACGGCCCGACGGCGTTCACCCCGCAGGTGCTGCGCATCCTCCGCAACAACAACGTGCGAGCCACCTTCTTCATGACCGGACGGCACGCCGCAGCCCGACCCAAGATCCTTCAGCAGGTGGCCGACGAAGGCCACCTGGTCGCTGGTCACACGTTCGATCACGACTACCCCGGCCAGGTCTCCGGCGGCTGGACCCGCAGCTACGTAGCCGACCAGTTCGATCGCACCAACCAGGTGCTGTCCACCGGCACGAACAAGCCGATCTGTTTCTTCCGGCCGCCCGGCGGATACCAGACCTCCGGCATGTACGACGCCGCCCGGGCCATCGGTACCGCGGTAGTCATGTGGAGCATCGACAGCGAGGACTGGAAGCAGCCGGGGAGGACGACGGCCGCTGCGACCCAACGCATCGTCGGCCGCGCTACGGCCGGAGGTGCACAGACGCATCCGTTGGTTCTCTTTCACGACGGCAAGGCCAGCCATGAGCTTGAGTCGCAGGTGTCGTCGAATCGCAGCAACACCGTCGCGGCATTGCCCCGCGTCATCGCCTACTACCGCGCACATGGGTACCGATTCGTCGACCTTGCGGGTGGCTCTGGCCTTCCTCCCGAGACCACCACCATGCGCGTGAGCGCCAGCCCGACGAGGGTTCCGGCCCGGACCGACAGCGTCCTCACTGGCTCGGTGACAGCCACCACCGGCCCTGTCGCCCATCGTGTCGTCACCTGGTTCTCCCGCCCGGTCGGTTCCGGCACCTGGGTGCGCCGTGGCGCCATCGACACCTCCGCCTCTGGCGGGTTCGGTCTTTCCGTCAGGCCGGTGACCGACACCGAGTACCGGTTCGAACTCGCAGCGTCGGCCCGGTATCGCACGACCACAGAGAGGGCGATGGTCTCCACCTACACCGTCGCGACCAGCGTGGTCATCACGGGCGAGACCGAGATCACGTCCGGTGACTCCGTCACGCTCCACATCACCGTGACAAGCGACGGGAGGCCACGTGCCGGCGCGACCGTCGCGATCACCCGCGCTGGGGAGAACGGCATCGTGACGGACCGGGTGACCTCTGACGCGGCCGGCCACGCAACGTTCGTTGACCAACCGACGGCTACAACCCACTACGCGATGACGGTGCCCAAGAGACTGCCTTACGAGTCAGGGTCGGGCGTTCGCGATGTCGCGGTCACACCTGCCCCCGCACCGGCACCCCAATGA
- a CDS encoding NYN domain-containing protein has protein sequence MSEEPRTTYVLIDGENIDATLGGSILGRRPRSEERPRWERLLQFAQDRWAQPATGLFFLAANNELPMPFVQALLAIGYRPIPLSGAAGEKVVDIAIQRTLAELRRRDADVMLVSNDGDFVDQVGDLLDGRRVGLVGFVEFRNSAFAQLAERGLATFDLEYDVLAFNERLPRVRIIPIDDFDPAQFL, from the coding sequence ATGAGCGAGGAACCCCGCACCACGTACGTCCTCATCGACGGCGAGAACATCGACGCCACCCTCGGCGGCTCGATCCTGGGACGGCGCCCCCGCTCGGAGGAGCGCCCGCGGTGGGAGCGGCTGCTGCAGTTCGCCCAGGACCGCTGGGCACAGCCCGCCACCGGCCTGTTCTTCCTCGCCGCCAACAACGAGCTCCCGATGCCGTTCGTCCAGGCCCTGCTGGCGATCGGCTACCGTCCCATCCCGCTCTCCGGCGCCGCCGGGGAGAAGGTCGTCGACATCGCCATCCAGCGCACCCTGGCCGAGCTGCGCCGCCGCGACGCGGACGTGATGCTGGTCAGCAACGACGGCGACTTCGTCGACCAGGTGGGCGACCTGCTCGACGGCCGCCGGGTCGGCCTGGTCGGGTTCGTCGAGTTCCGCAACAGCGCGTTCGCCCAGCTGGCCGAGCGCGGCCTGGCCACCTTCGACCTCGAGTACGACGTGCTCGCGTTCAACGAGCGGCTGCCGCGGGTGCGGATCATCCCCATCGACGACTTCGACCCGGCCCAGTTCCTCTAG
- a CDS encoding type 1 glutamine amidotransferase domain-containing protein — MPKILIVLSGSDHWTLSDGTKHPTGFWAEELLSPLQVFADAGIECDLASPDGKTPVVDEGSLSPDTIGEEESAKQRKALDALAGRLESTLVLADVDLGSYDAVFVPGGHGPMEDLAISDDLGRILVTMLDGGKVVSSVCHGPAGLLPAKRADGSWLFAGRHLTAFTDAEEEQAGLADKAPWLLESRLREAGATFSSGDAWAPFVVVDDKLVTGQNPASSTEAAQKVVGLLKS; from the coding sequence GTGCCGAAGATCTTGATCGTCCTGAGCGGTTCCGACCACTGGACCCTCAGCGACGGGACCAAGCACCCGACCGGCTTCTGGGCTGAAGAGCTGCTGTCCCCGCTGCAGGTCTTCGCCGACGCCGGGATCGAGTGCGACCTCGCCAGCCCCGACGGCAAGACGCCCGTCGTGGACGAGGGCAGCCTCTCCCCGGACACGATCGGCGAGGAGGAGTCGGCGAAGCAGCGCAAGGCCCTCGACGCGCTCGCGGGCCGGCTCGAGTCGACGCTGGTCCTCGCCGATGTCGACCTCGGCTCCTACGACGCCGTCTTCGTGCCCGGCGGGCACGGCCCGATGGAGGACCTCGCCATCAGCGACGACCTCGGCCGCATCCTCGTGACCATGCTCGACGGCGGCAAGGTCGTCTCCTCGGTCTGTCACGGCCCGGCCGGTCTGCTGCCGGCCAAGCGCGCAGACGGCTCCTGGCTGTTCGCCGGGCGCCACCTGACCGCCTTCACCGACGCCGAGGAGGAGCAGGCCGGGCTCGCCGACAAGGCGCCCTGGCTGCTGGAGTCCCGCCTGCGCGAGGCCGGCGCAACCTTCTCCTCGGGAGATGCGTGGGCGCCCTTCGTGGTCGTCGACGACAAGCTGGTGACCGGCCAGAACCCTGCGTCCAGCACCGAGGCCGCGCAGAAGGTCGTCGGACTGCTCAAGTCCTGA
- the smpB gene encoding SsrA-binding protein SmpB gives MAAGQGQEGHKVVAQNKKARHDYHIEDTYEAGMVLQGTEVKSLRAGRASLVDGFAEIDGHEVWLHNVHIPEYTQGTWTNHPARRKRKLLLNRAEIDKIERRVTEKGLTIVPLALYFKDGRAKIEIALARGKKSYDKRHALAEKQANREVQAAIDRRAKGMDR, from the coding sequence ATGGCAGCAGGGCAGGGGCAGGAGGGGCACAAGGTCGTCGCCCAGAACAAGAAGGCGCGGCACGACTACCACATCGAGGACACCTACGAGGCCGGCATGGTCCTGCAGGGCACCGAGGTGAAGTCGCTGCGCGCCGGGCGGGCCTCGCTGGTCGACGGGTTCGCCGAGATCGACGGGCACGAGGTGTGGCTGCACAACGTGCACATCCCGGAGTACACCCAGGGCACCTGGACCAACCACCCGGCGCGACGCAAGCGCAAGCTGCTGCTGAACCGGGCCGAGATCGACAAGATCGAGCGGCGGGTCACCGAGAAGGGCCTGACCATCGTGCCGCTCGCGCTGTACTTCAAGGACGGCCGCGCGAAGATCGAGATCGCCCTCGCCCGCGGCAAGAAGTCCTACGACAAGCGGCACGCGCTGGCCGAGAAGCAGGCGAACCGCGAGGTGCAGGCCGCGATCGACCGCCGCGCCAAGGGCATGGACCGCTGA
- a CDS encoding adenylate/guanylate cyclase domain-containing protein has product MSRERALVLVVDDEPANLALLDKLLRHLGYDVVQASDGLQAVAAVAEHEPDLVCLDVLMPGLDGIEVCQRLRAQPAYVGLPILLVTALNRPEDKVRGLEAGADDFLSKPFDESELAARVRSLLRMKALQDRLGDLLRRYVSDSVAAEVLRAPFAVDMRGDRRHVSTLFADVRGYTALASQHQPEAALDLLNRYLTVGTEAVEAFGGTVAELLGDGVFAFFGAPVLHSDDPERAVRAAARLQVEIGRLEIPSLPGVRLQAGIGITTGEVIAGNIGSERRMHYAVVGDPVNVSARLQTAAGPGQILVDAATHDSVGDLAVWQDLGNLRLAGKGDWTRVYNMVELRP; this is encoded by the coding sequence GTGAGCCGGGAGCGGGCCCTGGTCCTCGTGGTCGACGACGAACCCGCCAACCTCGCGCTGCTGGACAAGCTGCTGCGCCATCTCGGCTACGACGTCGTGCAGGCGTCGGACGGACTGCAGGCGGTCGCCGCGGTCGCCGAGCACGAGCCGGACCTGGTCTGTCTCGACGTGCTGATGCCCGGCCTGGACGGCATCGAGGTCTGCCAGCGGCTCCGGGCCCAGCCGGCGTACGTCGGGCTGCCGATCCTGCTCGTCACCGCACTGAACCGTCCCGAGGACAAGGTCCGCGGACTCGAGGCCGGAGCCGACGACTTCCTCTCCAAGCCGTTCGACGAGAGCGAGCTCGCGGCCCGGGTGCGCTCGCTGCTGCGGATGAAGGCACTGCAGGACCGCCTCGGCGACCTGCTCCGGCGCTACGTCAGCGACAGCGTCGCCGCCGAGGTGCTGCGGGCCCCGTTCGCGGTGGACATGCGCGGCGACCGCCGGCACGTGAGCACGCTGTTCGCCGACGTCCGCGGCTACACGGCGCTGGCCTCGCAGCACCAGCCCGAGGCGGCCCTCGACCTGCTGAACCGCTACCTCACCGTCGGCACCGAGGCCGTGGAGGCCTTCGGCGGCACCGTGGCCGAGCTGCTGGGGGACGGGGTGTTCGCGTTCTTCGGGGCCCCGGTCCTGCACTCCGACGACCCCGAGCGCGCGGTCCGCGCCGCGGCGCGGCTGCAGGTCGAGATCGGCCGCCTGGAGATCCCCTCGTTGCCCGGGGTCCGGCTCCAGGCCGGGATCGGGATCACCACCGGCGAGGTGATCGCCGGGAACATCGGGTCGGAACGGCGGATGCACTACGCCGTGGTCGGCGACCCGGTCAACGTCTCGGCCCGGCTGCAGACCGCCGCCGGACCCGGACAGATCCTGGTGGACGCCGCCACCCACGACTCCGTGGGCGACCTCGCCGTGTGGCAGGACCTGGGGAACCTGCGGCTGGCCGGCAAGGGCGACTGGACGCGCGTCTACAACATGGTCGAGCTGCGCCCCTGA
- a CDS encoding NRAMP family divalent metal transporter has product MATTRQSPSRDRTRLTRVRLAALVAVLGPGLLAGLSDDDPAGITTYSVLGADYGYQLLWVLLLATLALIVFHSLGARMGVATGQGLIGLVRDRYGVRLGSTALVLLVTANVGTTCAEFAGIAAGFELFGVSRYVSVPLAAALVCALVLRGSFHRVEHLLMALASVFVAYVVAGFVAGPDWGEALRGLVVPTMPLTRDAIVVVTATVGTTLAPWGLSFIQSYAVDKKLTADDLGYERVDVVTGSVLTGVIGFFVVVTCAATLHVAGTSVSDAADAAQALEPLAGRFAATIFGVGLIGAAVLAAAVLPLSTAYSVCEFTGHEGALDDGFRRAPLFYATFLVVATVAAGAVLVPGLPLVPVLVLTQVLNAVLLLPLLVFMYGLSRDPTLMGEQRVSRASGGLYLLTIAFIAVCVGALFVLGLR; this is encoded by the coding sequence ATGGCCACCACCCGCCAGAGCCCGAGCCGTGACCGGACCCGGCTCACCCGTGTCCGGCTCGCCGCGCTGGTGGCGGTGCTCGGCCCCGGACTGCTCGCCGGCCTCTCCGACGACGACCCGGCCGGGATCACGACGTACTCCGTCCTCGGGGCAGACTACGGCTACCAGCTGCTGTGGGTGCTGCTGCTCGCCACCCTGGCGCTGATCGTCTTCCACAGCCTCGGCGCCCGGATGGGGGTGGCGACCGGGCAGGGCCTGATCGGGCTGGTCCGGGACCGGTACGGCGTCCGGCTCGGCTCGACCGCCCTGGTCCTGCTGGTCACCGCGAACGTCGGCACCACCTGCGCGGAGTTCGCCGGGATCGCCGCGGGGTTCGAGCTGTTCGGGGTGTCGCGCTACGTGTCGGTGCCGCTGGCCGCGGCCCTGGTCTGCGCGCTGGTGCTGCGCGGCAGCTTCCACCGGGTCGAGCACCTGCTGATGGCGCTGGCCTCGGTGTTCGTCGCGTACGTCGTCGCCGGGTTCGTCGCGGGCCCGGACTGGGGGGAGGCGCTGCGGGGCCTCGTGGTGCCGACCATGCCGCTGACCCGGGACGCGATCGTGGTCGTCACTGCGACGGTCGGCACCACGCTGGCGCCGTGGGGGCTCAGCTTCATCCAGTCCTACGCGGTCGACAAGAAGCTCACCGCCGACGACCTCGGCTACGAGCGGGTGGACGTGGTCACGGGATCGGTGCTGACCGGGGTGATCGGCTTCTTCGTCGTGGTCACCTGCGCGGCGACCCTGCACGTGGCCGGCACCTCGGTCTCCGACGCGGCCGACGCGGCGCAGGCGCTCGAGCCCCTGGCCGGCCGGTTCGCGGCGACGATCTTCGGCGTCGGCCTGATCGGCGCGGCGGTCCTCGCCGCCGCCGTGCTGCCGTTGTCGACGGCGTACTCGGTGTGCGAGTTCACCGGCCACGAGGGAGCGCTCGACGACGGCTTCCGGCGGGCGCCGCTGTTCTACGCGACGTTCCTGGTCGTCGCGACGGTGGCGGCGGGGGCGGTCCTGGTGCCCGGCCTGCCGCTGGTGCCGGTGCTGGTGCTCACGCAGGTCCTGAACGCGGTGCTGCTGCTGCCGTTGCTGGTCTTCATGTACGGCCTGTCCCGGGACCCGACGCTGATGGGCGAGCAGCGGGTGAGCCGAGCCTCGGGAGGGCTCTACCTCCTCACGATCGCCTTCATCGCCGTGTGCGTGGGCGCCCTGTTCGTGCTGGGGCTCCGGTGA
- a CDS encoding PRC-barrel domain-containing protein, producing MPAGTRATASTRGRSHRVNRGSRGSAGAGPSGRSRSGVTVDEGCTSIASRASSSSLNTSSRRRRNRIADDRPADGRTTRRRRSKAAAIRRRSRGLAASRTRDLGPWRRCEAPTYNEGVEARRTGASGGSSLLLSGLVGRPVVTADGRRIGRVKDLSVRLHVAHPVVHRLLVRANRRTTYLLPWEQVSATGTDPFTLPPGTDLPGAAVAATDLPLENDELLLARDVLDTEVVDLEGHRLSRVADVFLLRNEDGRLEVAAVDVGVGAVLRRIGLGLLAGRTRPVAVDWQELHLTSSRGHVVQLSTATAGFRQLHGDELAELLARLSTDKATDVMRSVAPERAAAAVHRSHPLTGRRLMHALGHEDAERLVRAAPSAQAADLTELRRHVSPVRRRRFRRTAGWRVRRPPARTPRPPGARAR from the coding sequence ATGCCGGCCGGGACCCGCGCCACCGCGTCGACCAGGGGTCGCAGCCACCGGGTCAACCGGGGCAGCCGGGGCTCGGCCGGGGCAGGGCCGTCGGGGCGTTCACGATCGGGTGTGACCGTTGACGAGGGTTGCACGTCCATCGCCTCCCGTGCTTCGTCCAGTTCACTGAACACCTCGTCGCGGAGGCGTCGCAACCGCATTGCGGACGATCGCCCGGCCGATGGCCGGACAACCCGACGAAGACGGTCAAAGGCAGCGGCGATCCGGCGCCGATCCCGGGGCCTCGCGGCGTCCCGGACGCGAGACCTTGGCCCCTGGCGTCGTTGCGAGGCGCCGACCTACAACGAGGGGGTGGAGGCGCGCAGGACAGGAGCATCGGGCGGATCGTCGCTGCTCCTGTCCGGGCTGGTCGGCCGGCCGGTAGTCACCGCCGACGGCAGGCGGATCGGCCGCGTGAAGGACCTCAGCGTCCGCCTGCACGTCGCGCACCCGGTCGTGCACCGGCTCCTGGTCCGGGCGAACCGGCGGACGACGTACCTGCTGCCCTGGGAGCAGGTCTCGGCGACCGGCACCGACCCGTTCACGCTGCCGCCCGGGACCGACCTGCCGGGGGCGGCGGTGGCGGCGACGGACCTGCCGCTCGAGAACGACGAGCTGCTGCTGGCGCGCGACGTGCTGGACACCGAGGTGGTCGACCTCGAGGGTCACCGGCTGTCCCGGGTCGCCGACGTCTTCCTGCTCCGCAACGAGGACGGTCGGCTCGAGGTGGCCGCGGTCGACGTCGGGGTGGGCGCCGTGCTGCGGCGGATCGGCCTCGGTCTCCTGGCCGGCCGGACCCGGCCGGTCGCCGTGGACTGGCAGGAGCTGCACCTGACCTCGAGCCGCGGCCACGTGGTCCAGCTCAGCACCGCGACCGCGGGCTTCCGGCAGCTCCACGGGGACGAGCTCGCGGAGCTGCTCGCCCGGCTGAGCACCGACAAGGCCACCGACGTGATGCGCAGCGTCGCGCCGGAGCGGGCCGCCGCGGCCGTGCACCGCAGCCACCCGCTGACCGGACGCCGGCTGATGCACGCGCTCGGGCACGAGGACGCCGAGCGGCTGGTGCGGGCGGCGCCGTCCGCGCAGGCCGCCGACCTCACCGAGCTGCGCCGCCACGTCTCCCCGGTGCGTCGCCGCCGGTTCCGGCGGACCGCGGGCTGGCGGGTCCGCCGGCCGCCGGCCCGCACGCCCCGGCCACCCGGCGCCCGGGCGAGGTGA
- a CDS encoding amidohydrolase family protein, with protein sequence MPLDDSGVPGWWAGLGLPGLVDVHVHFLPPSILARVREQFDNAGPLIGRPWPLHYRGDDEERIAQLRALGVRRFTALPYAHRPEVAEWLNGWAAELSAAVPEVIGSATFFPEPGVEEYVAARIESGTEVFKVHVQVGDFDVLDPLLTPVWGSLADAGTPVVIHINSGPVATPRTGPEPLRALMAAHPDLTLVLAHMGAPHYDEFMAVAEKHERVHLDTTMAFTDFWEEMAPFPRDLLPRLRDLQPKVLLGSDFPNIPYPYAQQLHALERLDLGDDWLRDVCWGNGSRLFGVPDPRVR encoded by the coding sequence GTGCCCCTCGACGACTCCGGCGTCCCCGGCTGGTGGGCCGGCCTCGGGCTGCCCGGGCTGGTGGACGTGCACGTGCACTTTCTGCCGCCGTCGATCCTGGCCCGGGTGCGCGAGCAGTTCGACAACGCCGGCCCGCTGATCGGGCGGCCCTGGCCGCTGCACTACCGCGGCGACGACGAGGAACGGATCGCCCAGCTGCGCGCGCTCGGCGTACGCCGGTTCACCGCGCTGCCCTACGCCCACCGCCCCGAGGTCGCGGAGTGGCTCAACGGCTGGGCCGCGGAGCTCTCCGCGGCCGTGCCGGAGGTGATCGGCTCGGCGACGTTCTTCCCCGAGCCCGGGGTCGAGGAGTACGTCGCCGCTCGGATCGAGTCCGGGACCGAGGTGTTCAAGGTGCACGTGCAGGTGGGCGACTTCGACGTCCTCGACCCGCTGCTGACGCCGGTCTGGGGGTCGCTCGCCGACGCCGGCACGCCGGTCGTCATCCACATCAACTCAGGCCCGGTGGCGACGCCGCGGACCGGGCCGGAGCCGCTGCGCGCGCTGATGGCCGCGCATCCGGACCTCACGCTGGTGCTCGCGCACATGGGTGCGCCGCACTACGACGAGTTCATGGCGGTGGCCGAGAAGCACGAGCGGGTGCACCTCGACACCACGATGGCGTTCACCGACTTCTGGGAGGAGATGGCGCCGTTCCCACGCGACCTGCTGCCCCGGCTGCGGGACCTGCAGCCCAAGGTGCTGCTCGGCTCCGACTTCCCCAACATCCCCTATCCCTACGCCCAGCAGCTGCACGCCCTCGAGCGGCTCGACCTCGGCGACGACTGGCTGCGGGACGTCTGCTGGGGCAACGGGAGCAGGCTGTTCGGCGTCCCGGATCCCCGCGTCCGGTGA
- a CDS encoding ATP-binding response regulator, giving the protein MTRWLRPLVDAVARVPAGIHRKLLFGFLAGAVLLLAMAVLSLVVIGRMEDRMVDLSGHETKVNRAQQMLYDVTAQSHYRAMELLLLRTDPQEAASYNDKIVLKKQQFGSLLNRMERADPAEAATYRDIRAANAVYARSSRAVQALVAAGDVPAAVNLHIAREHQQSHVLEDQLITPLINRSTVQMDQARAGFRADRTFLTTVVVAFSAVSVLTALILGFLLSWAIILPVKRIDLAFARITTGNFAERVRLPNRDELGRLGENLNRTSARLASLFNAERRLASRLTETNESLQRASEAKSRFLASVSHELRTPMNAILGFTEALLAGLDGPLNADQRTSLEWVQRGGRDLLALINELLDLAKVESGRITLAPGPLVPRDVVETVVEQLQPLAQQKGLRLTCSSADAPAEAILDEQRVRQIVGNLIGNALKFSDEGEIHVLVDGAAEGRLHVAVQDHGQGIPLEKQEVIFDEFRQADDGSGGTGLGLAISRRLARAQGGDVTVESEEGTGSVFHLLLPLDCRPSLPVPGAEEPRPVGAADRLLLTVDDDPSVAPLLEKMLTGHGYRVVASERADLAVEDARRLHPDVILLDLLMPERDGAEVLDDLRADPATRDIPVIVVSVVDRTEVPPDVDGALSKPIDKASLLAALHGSEPARVTV; this is encoded by the coding sequence TTGACCCGGTGGCTGCGACCCCTGGTCGACGCGGTGGCGCGGGTCCCGGCCGGCATCCACCGCAAGCTGCTCTTCGGCTTCCTCGCCGGCGCGGTCCTGCTGCTGGCGATGGCCGTCCTCAGCCTGGTCGTGATCGGTCGCATGGAGGACCGGATGGTGGACCTGAGTGGCCACGAGACCAAGGTGAACCGCGCCCAGCAGATGCTCTACGACGTCACGGCGCAGAGCCACTACCGGGCCATGGAGCTGTTGCTGCTGCGGACCGACCCGCAGGAGGCGGCGAGCTACAACGACAAGATCGTGCTGAAGAAGCAGCAGTTCGGCAGCCTGCTGAACCGGATGGAGCGGGCCGACCCCGCCGAGGCGGCCACCTACCGCGACATCCGTGCGGCCAACGCCGTGTACGCCAGGTCCAGCCGGGCCGTCCAGGCGCTCGTGGCGGCCGGTGACGTGCCGGCCGCGGTGAACCTGCACATCGCGCGAGAGCATCAGCAGTCCCACGTGCTCGAGGACCAGCTGATCACCCCGCTGATCAACCGGTCCACGGTCCAGATGGACCAGGCCCGTGCGGGCTTCCGCGCCGACCGCACCTTCTTGACCACCGTGGTGGTGGCTTTCTCGGCGGTGAGCGTCCTGACCGCGCTGATCCTCGGCTTCCTGCTGTCCTGGGCCATCATCTTGCCGGTCAAAAGGATCGACCTCGCGTTCGCGAGGATCACCACCGGCAACTTCGCCGAGCGGGTCCGGCTGCCCAACCGCGACGAGCTCGGCCGGCTCGGCGAGAACCTGAACCGGACCAGCGCCCGGCTGGCCTCGCTGTTCAACGCCGAACGTCGACTGGCATCGCGGCTCACGGAGACCAACGAGTCCCTGCAACGCGCCAGCGAGGCGAAGTCGCGCTTCCTCGCCAGCGTGAGCCACGAGCTGCGCACCCCGATGAACGCCATCCTCGGCTTCACCGAAGCCCTTCTCGCAGGACTGGACGGGCCGTTGAACGCGGACCAGCGCACCTCGCTCGAGTGGGTGCAGCGCGGAGGGCGCGACCTGCTGGCCCTGATCAACGAGCTGCTCGACCTCGCCAAGGTGGAGTCCGGCAGGATCACCCTCGCCCCGGGGCCCCTGGTCCCCCGGGACGTCGTGGAGACGGTGGTGGAACAGCTCCAGCCGCTGGCCCAGCAGAAGGGACTCCGGCTGACCTGCTCCTCAGCCGACGCGCCGGCCGAGGCGATCCTGGACGAGCAGCGGGTGCGGCAGATCGTCGGGAACCTGATCGGGAACGCGCTCAAGTTCTCCGACGAAGGGGAGATCCACGTGCTGGTCGACGGTGCGGCGGAGGGCAGGCTGCACGTGGCCGTCCAGGACCACGGCCAGGGCATCCCGCTGGAGAAGCAAGAGGTGATCTTCGACGAGTTCCGTCAGGCCGACGACGGTTCGGGCGGGACCGGTCTGGGGCTGGCGATCAGCCGCCGGCTGGCCCGGGCCCAGGGCGGCGACGTGACGGTCGAGAGCGAGGAGGGCACCGGCAGCGTGTTCCACCTGCTGCTGCCGCTCGACTGCCGCCCGTCCCTGCCCGTGCCCGGAGCCGAGGAGCCCCGGCCCGTCGGCGCAGCGGACCGCCTGCTGCTCACCGTCGACGACGACCCGTCCGTGGCACCGCTGCTGGAGAAGATGCTGACCGGTCACGGCTACCGCGTCGTCGCCTCGGAGCGGGCCGACCTGGCCGTCGAGGACGCCCGGCGGCTGCACCCCGACGTGATCCTGCTCGACCTCCTGATGCCCGAACGGGACGGTGCCGAGGTCCTCGACGACCTGCGGGCCGACCCGGCCACCCGGGACATCCCGGTCATCGTCGTCTCGGTGGTCGATCGCACGGAGGTCCCTCCGGACGTCGACGGGGCGCTCAGCAAGCCCATCGACAAGGCGTCGCTGCTCGCCGCGCTGCACGGGTCCGAGCCTGCACGGGTGACGGTCTGA
- a CDS encoding VOC family protein, translated as MPGYPVLMHTVLDTTDVRGLAEFYRQFLGLSYRPGDEPPTDGGTDDADWLVLVDADGSRTLAFQQVPTLARSTWSSHEVPQQLHLDFRVPSLEELERHRRHAEELGATLLLDRTDDPGEPLYALADPAGHPFCLLVGSA; from the coding sequence GTGCCCGGCTATCCCGTTCTCATGCACACGGTCCTGGACACCACCGACGTCCGTGGCCTCGCCGAGTTCTACCGACAGTTTCTCGGGCTGTCCTACCGTCCCGGTGACGAGCCTCCGACGGACGGCGGGACGGATGACGCGGACTGGCTGGTGCTCGTGGACGCCGACGGCAGCCGCACGCTCGCCTTCCAGCAGGTCCCCACGTTGGCGCGGTCCACCTGGTCCTCGCACGAGGTGCCGCAGCAGCTGCACCTGGACTTCCGGGTGCCCTCGCTCGAGGAGCTGGAGCGACACCGCCGGCACGCAGAAGAGCTCGGCGCCACCCTGCTCCTCGACCGCACCGACGACCCGGGGGAACCGCTCTACGCGCTCGCCGACCCGGCGGGACACCCGTTCTGCCTCCTGGTCGGCTCGGCGTAG